One genomic segment of Erythrobacter sp. THAF29 includes these proteins:
- a CDS encoding adenine phosphoribosyltransferase: MTTPALSPDDLKSLVRTVPDFPEHGIQFRDITTLIGHDEGLKASVDHLARLAEAGGAQKIAGMEARGFIFGAAVAVQLGIGFVPVRKPGKLPVETIGTDYALEYGTDRLEVDPGAIGEMEDIVIVDDLIATGGTALATAHLLRQAGAIVDQALFVIDLPDLGGADRLRDAGVEVQTLMQFEGD; the protein is encoded by the coding sequence ATGACCACGCCAGCGCTTTCTCCAGACGACCTGAAATCGTTGGTCCGCACCGTCCCCGACTTTCCCGAGCACGGGATCCAGTTCCGCGACATCACCACACTGATCGGCCACGATGAAGGGCTTAAGGCGAGCGTGGATCACCTCGCCCGGCTGGCGGAGGCAGGCGGCGCACAGAAGATCGCTGGCATGGAGGCCCGAGGCTTCATATTCGGCGCTGCTGTCGCGGTGCAGCTTGGCATCGGCTTTGTGCCAGTAAGAAAGCCGGGCAAGCTGCCGGTGGAGACGATCGGAACAGACTACGCGCTCGAATACGGGACCGACAGGCTCGAGGTCGATCCCGGAGCGATTGGCGAAATGGAAGATATCGTGATCGTCGACGACCTGATCGCGACCGGCGGCACCGCACTCGCGACCGCGCACCTGCTGAGGCAGGCGGGTGCAATCGTCGACCAGGCGCTGTTCGTGATCGACCTGCCCGACCTCGGAGGTGCAGACAGGCTGCGCGATGCCGGGGTCGAGGTTCAGACTTTGATGCAGTTCGAAGGCGACTAG
- a CDS encoding cytochrome c1, producing the protein MTIRLAGILIGLAITAVLVLWSLVPGVINYSAPEHPAYYVFKEEPRAPEGGFSFDGPFGNWDYAQLQRGYAVYKQVCSACHGLKYVAFRNLQELGYSEAQARAEAATWNVPGVDPNTGEATTRPAELTDYFPSPYPNNVAAAAANNNAIPPDLSLMTKARPDGTNYVYSLLSGYVDPDPEKLAAAQEEGFEIPTGLYFNPWFPNVNLAMPPQLYPDLVTYDDGTEATVDQMAQDVAAFLTWTAEPKMIQRKQTGWFVLAFLIFATGLAYLSYKQVWAGKKPKKK; encoded by the coding sequence ATGACAATCCGTCTAGCAGGCATCCTGATCGGTCTTGCCATCACCGCAGTGCTGGTGCTGTGGTCGTTGGTTCCTGGGGTGATCAACTACTCCGCGCCCGAGCACCCTGCCTACTACGTGTTCAAGGAAGAGCCGCGCGCTCCCGAAGGCGGGTTCTCGTTCGATGGACCGTTCGGCAATTGGGACTATGCCCAGCTGCAACGCGGCTATGCTGTCTACAAGCAGGTCTGCTCGGCCTGCCATGGGCTGAAATATGTCGCATTCCGGAACCTTCAGGAGCTTGGCTATTCCGAAGCTCAGGCCCGCGCCGAAGCGGCGACCTGGAACGTCCCCGGTGTCGATCCGAACACCGGTGAGGCAACCACGCGTCCGGCCGAACTGACCGACTATTTTCCTAGCCCCTACCCGAACAACGTTGCAGCAGCGGCTGCGAACAACAATGCCATTCCGCCTGACCTCTCGCTGATGACAAAGGCGCGTCCGGATGGGACGAACTACGTCTATTCGCTGCTCTCGGGCTATGTCGATCCGGACCCTGAAAAGCTCGCTGCGGCGCAGGAAGAGGGCTTCGAGATCCCGACCGGTCTATATTTCAATCCGTGGTTCCCGAACGTGAACCTCGCAATGCCTCCGCAGCTTTACCCGGACCTCGTCACCTATGACGACGGCACCGAAGCGACGGTCGACCAGATGGCGCAAGACGTCGCCGCATTTCTGACCTGGACGGCCGAGCCGAAGATGATCCAGCGCAAGCAGACCGGCTGGTTCGTCCTCGCATTCCTTATCTTCGCTACCGGGCTTGCCTACCTGTCCTACAAGCAGGTCTGGGCGGGCAAGAAACCGAAGAAGAAATAA
- a CDS encoding cytochrome b/b6, with translation MSFAWAKQYEPKTAFTKWIDEKLPLPRLVYNAVGAGYPVPRNLNYMWNFGVLAGFCLVLQIVTGVILAMHYAANTEVAFGTVEHIMRNVNWGWALRYAHANGASFFFIVIYLHIFRGLYYSSYKAPREMIWLLGVVIFLLMMATAFMGYVLPWGQMSFWGAKVITGLFGAIPIIGEPLQVWLVGGFAPDNAALNRFFSLHFLLPFVIAGVVILHIWALHIPGSSNPTGVEVKSESDTVPFHPYYTAKDGFGLGVFLIFFALFVFFLPNVLGHPDNYIEANPLSTPAHIVPEWYFLPFYAILRAFTGDLVIPFTSIVLVPAKLLGVIGMFGSILVWFFLPWLDKSPVRSGHYRPMFKKFFWFGLIPTMIVLLICGGMPAEQPWVLVSQIATAYYFLHFLVILPIVSQIEVPKPLPFSITEAVIGSDDQPGGTDGGGENPQAVVKPLPGSDPDGSLQPAE, from the coding sequence ATGAGTTTTGCCTGGGCCAAGCAGTACGAGCCGAAGACCGCTTTTACCAAGTGGATCGATGAAAAACTGCCCCTCCCGCGCCTTGTCTACAACGCGGTGGGTGCAGGCTATCCGGTGCCTCGCAACCTCAACTACATGTGGAATTTCGGCGTTCTCGCCGGATTCTGCTTGGTACTCCAGATCGTCACCGGCGTCATCCTCGCGATGCATTATGCCGCCAACACCGAAGTCGCCTTCGGCACGGTCGAGCACATCATGCGCAACGTGAACTGGGGATGGGCGCTGCGCTATGCCCACGCCAACGGCGCCAGCTTCTTCTTCATCGTCATCTACCTGCACATTTTCCGCGGCTTGTATTATTCGTCGTACAAGGCGCCGCGCGAGATGATCTGGCTGCTTGGCGTGGTGATCTTCCTCCTCATGATGGCGACCGCATTCATGGGTTACGTGCTACCGTGGGGCCAGATGAGCTTCTGGGGCGCGAAGGTGATTACCGGCCTGTTCGGCGCAATCCCGATTATCGGTGAGCCGCTGCAGGTGTGGCTTGTGGGCGGCTTCGCCCCCGACAACGCTGCGTTGAACCGCTTCTTCTCGCTGCACTTCCTTCTGCCCTTCGTGATCGCGGGCGTCGTGATCCTGCACATCTGGGCGCTTCACATCCCCGGTTCATCGAACCCCACGGGCGTGGAAGTGAAGAGCGAGAGCGACACCGTTCCGTTCCACCCGTATTACACTGCGAAGGACGGGTTCGGCCTCGGCGTGTTCCTCATCTTCTTCGCGCTGTTCGTGTTCTTCCTTCCGAACGTATTGGGCCACCCGGACAACTATATCGAAGCCAATCCGCTTTCGACCCCGGCGCACATCGTGCCTGAATGGTACTTCCTGCCGTTCTACGCGATCCTGCGCGCCTTTACCGGTGACCTCGTAATTCCCTTCACCAGCATCGTCCTGGTTCCGGCCAAGCTGCTCGGCGTGATCGGAATGTTTGGCTCGATCCTCGTGTGGTTCTTCCTGCCTTGGCTCGACAAGAGCCCGGTGCGTTCGGGCCACTACCGGCCGATGTTCAAGAAGTTCTTCTGGTTCGGCCTGATCCCGACCATGATCGTGTTGCTGATCTGCGGCGGTATGCCGGCTGAACAGCCATGGGTGCTGGTTAGCCAGATCGCCACGGCCTATTACTTCCTTCACTTCCTGGTGATCCTCCCGATCGTCAGCCAGATCGAGGTGCCCAAGCCGTTGCCGTTCTCGATCACCGAGGCTGTGATCGGTTCGGACGACCAGCCAGGCGGCACCGATGGCGGTGGAGAAAACCCGCAGGCAGTCGTGAAGCCGTTGCCCGGTTCGGACCCTGATGGTTCGCTCCAGCCGGCCGAATAA
- the petA gene encoding ubiquinol-cytochrome c reductase iron-sulfur subunit: MASTGAESTAVHTEEEGVRRRDWIHIAALSTAGVGGVSLLYPLVTQMAPSADVLAESTTDVDVSAIQPGQAIKAVFRKQPLFVKRLTPEEIAEAKADDTTDMRDPETLAERTKEGHQDILVTMGVCTHLGCVPLGAAEGENKGEYGGYFCPCHGSHYDTAGRIRKGPAPTNLEVPEYEFTSETTIRVG, encoded by the coding sequence ATGGCGTCCACTGGGGCCGAAAGCACCGCAGTCCACACCGAAGAAGAAGGCGTGCGCCGCCGCGACTGGATTCATATTGCAGCGCTCAGCACCGCCGGCGTAGGCGGTGTGTCGCTGCTCTATCCGCTGGTAACGCAGATGGCGCCTTCCGCAGACGTGCTTGCCGAAAGCACTACCGATGTCGATGTGAGCGCAATTCAGCCGGGCCAGGCGATCAAGGCGGTGTTTCGCAAGCAGCCGCTCTTCGTAAAACGCCTGACGCCTGAAGAGATCGCCGAAGCCAAGGCCGACGATACGACGGATATGCGCGACCCGGAAACGCTCGCCGAACGTACTAAGGAAGGCCATCAGGACATCCTCGTCACCATGGGTGTGTGCACTCACTTGGGCTGTGTGCCGCTGGGCGCTGCCGAGGGCGAGAACAAGGGCGAGTACGGCGGCTATTTCTGTCCGTGCCACGGCTCGCACTACGACACGGCCGGCCGCATCCGTAAGGGTCCGGCGCCGACCAACCTCGAAGTGCCCGAATACGAATTTACCTCGGAAACGACCATCCGCGTGGGCTGA
- the pgeF gene encoding peptidoglycan editing factor PgeF, whose translation MAEAPSFDIVRAAVLGDVPHGFFGSSGGAHQFGYGGPGDAVEVRKLRDAAASAIVEGAGLVAPHQVHSPDVVTVAESWEDSPTSRPRADALVTDRCGIVLGIVTADCAPVLFADATAGVVGAAHAGWRGAHGGVLENTIAAMEALGAKRANIAAAIGPTIAQTSYEVDAAFRENFTAADEIHFAPAPEREGQARWYFDLPGYISGRLAAAGIGRVENTDRDTFASGATYHSYRRAIQAGEPDYGRQISMIGLA comes from the coding sequence ATGGCCGAGGCGCCTTCTTTCGACATTGTCCGCGCCGCAGTGCTCGGCGATGTGCCGCACGGCTTTTTCGGAAGCTCGGGCGGTGCGCACCAATTTGGCTATGGCGGCCCGGGCGATGCTGTCGAAGTCCGCAAGCTGAGGGATGCGGCGGCATCCGCAATCGTCGAAGGAGCCGGTCTTGTCGCTCCGCATCAGGTCCATTCGCCCGATGTCGTAACGGTTGCCGAGTCTTGGGAGGACTCGCCCACAAGCCGGCCCAGGGCCGATGCGCTGGTCACGGACAGGTGCGGGATCGTCCTGGGGATTGTCACTGCCGATTGCGCACCGGTGCTCTTCGCCGATGCAACGGCGGGCGTGGTCGGTGCGGCGCATGCCGGCTGGCGCGGCGCGCATGGCGGCGTCCTCGAAAATACCATTGCAGCCATGGAAGCTCTCGGAGCGAAGCGCGCAAACATCGCTGCCGCCATCGGTCCAACGATCGCTCAGACAAGCTACGAGGTCGATGCCGCTTTCCGGGAAAACTTCACGGCCGCTGACGAAATCCACTTCGCGCCCGCGCCAGAGCGCGAAGGGCAAGCGCGCTGGTACTTCGATCTTCCCGGCTACATTTCCGGCCGGCTCGCTGCTGCGGGTATCGGGCGAGTCGAAAACACTGACCGCGATACCTTTGCAAGCGGTGCAACCTACCATTCGTATCGCCGTGCGATCCAGGCAGGCGAGCCCGATTACGGTCGTCAAATCAGTATGATCGGTCTTGCCTGA
- the pepN gene encoding aminopeptidase N, translating to MDIATTPTNPDGNPELADAAPSPHDPPVIRREDYKPFPWLVPQTELDFDLGLEKTRVTAKLSVERNPAADASTHLRLDGDGLSALSVKVDGDAVNDWEMDGPGLVLPLPGDSHTVEIVAEIDPSANTQLMGLYASNGMLCTQCEAEGFRRITFYPDRPDVLSTYRVRMSGPKEQFPILLCNGNREATGEREDSTHWAEWHDPWPKPSYLFALVAGDLVANSKPFTTMSGREVECNIWVRKEDLERTDHALESLHRSMKWDEETFGREYDLDLYNIVAVSDFNMGAMENKGLNVFNTKYVLADSDTATDADFDAVEGVIAHEYFHNWSGNRVTCRDWFQLSLKEGFTVLRDQLFSQDMRGEAVKRIEDVRILRAAQFPEDAGPLAHPIRPDSYREISNFYTATVYNKGAEVIRMMRTMAGVERFRKGTDLYFERHDGEAATCEDFITAIEDGAGLDLKDFRRWYRQAGTPTVTAAIEHSGDKTLLTLTQSVPPTPGQPDKQPMPIPLKVAMFDRETGKHGGEQLVILDGKQKSVHFEGFEKPPILSINRGFTAPVIIERNVSTDDLVFLASHDDDSFARYEALQELAVRHLVAAASGEMSDQKRVEGRNAIVSAMHAILTDEALDDNMRGELMMLPSETYLFEAMATGKRKADPGAIHEQREGLRRAIGRGLAEELAATHQRTSAVAFDDPAGVGARKVKTQALALISAGDPDKAAEIAAQQFDSADNMTDRQGALMVLCSLEHPARQEKLAAFYDRFKENALVVDKWFTLQALSLHPDVIEQVRALATHPDFTMKNPNRVRSLYMAFAGNPQGFHAADGSGYRMIADVILELDPINPQTAARFVPALGRWRRIEPGRAALMKAELERISEADGLSRDTFEQVTRSLEG from the coding sequence ATGGATATCGCAACGACCCCGACAAACCCCGACGGCAACCCCGAACTCGCCGACGCGGCGCCCAGTCCGCACGATCCACCGGTGATCCGGCGAGAGGACTACAAGCCTTTCCCGTGGCTGGTGCCCCAAACCGAGCTCGATTTCGATCTCGGCCTCGAAAAGACCCGCGTCACCGCGAAGCTCTCGGTCGAGCGCAACCCCGCGGCCGATGCGTCAACGCATCTGCGACTCGATGGCGACGGACTGTCGGCGCTTTCGGTCAAGGTCGATGGCGACGCGGTCAATGACTGGGAAATGGACGGACCGGGTCTCGTCCTGCCTTTGCCGGGCGACAGCCACACGGTCGAGATCGTTGCCGAGATCGACCCGAGCGCGAACACCCAGCTTATGGGCCTTTACGCATCGAATGGGATGCTTTGCACCCAGTGCGAGGCCGAGGGCTTCCGCCGCATCACATTCTACCCCGACCGCCCTGACGTTCTTTCGACCTACCGGGTCAGGATGAGTGGTCCGAAGGAGCAATTTCCGATCCTGCTGTGCAACGGCAACAGGGAAGCGACCGGAGAGCGCGAGGACAGCACGCATTGGGCCGAATGGCACGATCCGTGGCCGAAGCCTTCCTACCTTTTCGCGTTGGTTGCGGGCGATCTCGTCGCCAATTCCAAACCCTTCACGACGATGTCGGGCCGCGAAGTCGAGTGCAATATCTGGGTGCGCAAGGAAGACCTCGAACGCACAGACCATGCGCTCGAATCGCTCCACCGTTCGATGAAGTGGGACGAGGAAACCTTCGGGCGCGAATACGATCTCGACCTCTACAACATTGTCGCTGTGTCGGACTTCAATATGGGTGCGATGGAGAACAAGGGGCTGAACGTTTTCAACACGAAGTACGTGCTTGCCGACAGCGACACCGCCACCGATGCCGATTTCGATGCGGTCGAAGGCGTGATCGCGCACGAATATTTCCATAACTGGTCGGGTAACCGCGTGACCTGTCGCGACTGGTTCCAGCTTTCGCTCAAGGAAGGTTTCACCGTGCTGCGCGACCAGCTTTTCAGCCAGGACATGCGCGGCGAGGCAGTCAAGCGGATCGAGGACGTGCGCATCCTGCGGGCTGCGCAATTCCCCGAGGATGCGGGCCCGCTGGCGCACCCCATCAGGCCGGACAGCTACCGCGAGATCAGCAACTTCTACACAGCGACCGTTTACAACAAGGGCGCCGAAGTCATTCGCATGATGCGTACGATGGCGGGCGTCGAGCGCTTCCGCAAAGGCACCGACCTGTATTTCGAGCGGCACGATGGCGAGGCGGCGACGTGCGAGGATTTCATCACCGCTATCGAGGACGGAGCGGGCCTCGATCTCAAGGATTTCCGCCGTTGGTACCGGCAGGCCGGCACGCCGACGGTGACTGCTGCGATCGAACATTCGGGTGACAAGACGCTGCTGACGTTGACGCAAAGTGTTCCACCGACCCCCGGCCAACCGGACAAGCAGCCGATGCCAATCCCGCTCAAGGTCGCGATGTTCGACCGCGAGACTGGCAAGCATGGTGGCGAGCAGCTGGTCATCCTCGACGGCAAGCAGAAGAGCGTGCACTTCGAGGGTTTCGAAAAACCTCCGATCCTTTCGATCAATCGTGGCTTCACCGCGCCCGTGATCATCGAGCGCAACGTCAGCACAGACGACCTCGTCTTCCTCGCGTCGCACGATGATGATTCGTTCGCACGATATGAAGCGCTTCAGGAGCTGGCGGTCCGACATCTCGTTGCCGCGGCTTCCGGTGAAATGTCCGATCAGAAGCGGGTGGAGGGCCGGAACGCTATCGTCTCCGCAATGCACGCGATCCTCACCGACGAAGCGCTCGATGACAATATGCGCGGCGAGTTGATGATGCTCCCGAGCGAAACTTATCTCTTCGAGGCGATGGCCACCGGGAAGCGCAAGGCCGATCCGGGCGCGATCCACGAGCAGCGCGAGGGGCTCCGCAGGGCCATTGGGCGCGGCCTTGCAGAAGAGTTGGCGGCAACCCACCAGCGTACCAGCGCGGTGGCGTTCGACGATCCGGCAGGGGTCGGCGCGCGCAAGGTGAAAACACAGGCGCTCGCGCTCATCTCTGCAGGCGATCCTGACAAGGCGGCGGAAATCGCCGCTCAGCAATTCGATAGCGCCGACAACATGACCGATCGCCAGGGCGCGCTCATGGTGCTGTGCAGCCTTGAGCATCCGGCGCGGCAGGAGAAGCTCGCCGCTTTCTACGACCGGTTCAAGGAGAACGCGCTCGTCGTCGACAAGTGGTTCACGCTGCAGGCGCTTTCGCTCCATCCCGATGTGATCGAGCAGGTGAGGGCGCTCGCGACGCATCCCGACTTCACCATGAAGAATCCCAACCGTGTTCGCTCGCTATACATGGCCTTCGCGGGCAATCCGCAGGGTTTCCATGCAGCCGATGGCTCAGGCTACCGGATGATCGCCGACGTCATCCTCGAGCTCGATCCTATCAATCCGCAAACCGCCGCGCGCTTCGTGCCTGCGCTCGGGCGCTGGCGGAGGATCGAGCCGGGACGCGCGGCACTGATGAAGGCGGAGCTCGAGCGGATCAGCGAGGCCGATGGGCTGTCGCGTGATACATTCGAGCAGGTGACGCGCTCGCTCGAAGGCTGA
- a CDS encoding SDR family NAD(P)-dependent oxidoreductase — protein MARLFIFGLGYTAKRIASAMRERGWAVDSTGRDGTVVFADRESVLAALAKATHVLSSVPPNRDSGPDPVLDTYGRDFGRAWYGYLSSTGVYGDQQGAWVDESAPTGIGRRNARSDADALWLKLGARVFRLPGIYGPGRSALDRVREGKARRIDMPGQVFSRVHVDDIANGVVAALTSDAPEGAYNLGDDLPASGNAVTEYACQLLGLEPPPLETLEEANLSEMARGFYSENRRVANGKAKRLLGWQPTYPTYVEGLASLL, from the coding sequence ATGGCGCGTTTGTTCATTTTCGGCCTCGGATACACGGCAAAGCGGATTGCCTCTGCGATGCGCGAGCGCGGTTGGGCGGTGGATTCGACCGGTCGCGACGGAACGGTCGTTTTCGCGGATCGAGAGTCAGTGTTAGCGGCTTTGGCGAAGGCGACGCATGTGCTCTCGTCGGTGCCGCCGAACCGGGATAGCGGGCCGGATCCAGTGCTCGACACCTATGGACGGGACTTTGGGCGTGCGTGGTACGGCTACTTGTCTTCGACCGGTGTGTATGGCGACCAGCAAGGAGCATGGGTCGATGAAAGCGCGCCCACCGGGATCGGACGCCGCAATGCCCGCTCGGATGCCGATGCGCTCTGGCTGAAGCTGGGCGCGCGGGTGTTCCGCCTTCCGGGGATTTATGGTCCGGGCAGAAGCGCGCTCGACCGTGTCCGCGAAGGCAAGGCGCGACGGATCGACATGCCGGGTCAGGTATTCAGCCGCGTCCATGTCGACGATATCGCGAACGGGGTTGTGGCGGCACTCACAAGCGATGCGCCTGAGGGCGCGTACAATCTCGGAGACGACCTGCCCGCGAGTGGCAATGCGGTGACCGAATACGCCTGCCAACTTCTGGGCCTCGAACCGCCGCCGCTCGAGACGCTCGAAGAGGCAAACTTGAGCGAAATGGCGCGCGGCTTCTATTCCGAAAACCGCCGCGTCGCGAATGGCAAGGCCAAGCGCTTGCTCGGCTGGCAGCCCACATACCCGACGTATGTCGAAGGGCTAGCGTCGCTGCTTTGA
- a CDS encoding DMT family transporter, with protein sequence MLQWRVVVPFLLTGTIWGSTWYVITGQIDGVPAAWSVFYRFALATPALFLVAFLMKRRLRLTQPEHMLAIVVGVFQFSGNFLFVYHAELYVTSGIVAMMFGLLMVPNAVFARIFLGEKVQGGFLLGSAIAIVGVSLLLVHEWRANPDAGVIGGNVTLGIVLAMLGILAASVANVIQANPTGRGVPMVSLLAWAMLYGTVFDLGFAALTAGPPPLPTNGEYWGGIVYLALVGSVITFPLHYNLVREIGAGRTAYNSILTISVAMLISTLFEDYRWTWLTAGGMVLAVVGMVLALRSKQRR encoded by the coding sequence ATGCTGCAATGGCGGGTGGTCGTCCCGTTTCTGCTGACCGGCACTATCTGGGGATCGACCTGGTACGTCATCACCGGGCAGATCGACGGTGTTCCTGCAGCCTGGTCGGTGTTCTACCGGTTCGCTCTGGCGACGCCCGCGCTGTTCCTCGTCGCGTTCCTGATGAAGCGGCGGTTGAGGCTCACTCAACCTGAACACATGCTCGCGATAGTGGTTGGCGTGTTTCAATTCAGCGGCAACTTCCTCTTCGTCTACCACGCTGAGCTTTACGTCACCTCCGGGATAGTCGCGATGATGTTCGGGTTGTTGATGGTGCCCAATGCCGTGTTTGCCCGGATCTTTCTTGGCGAAAAGGTGCAGGGAGGTTTTCTCCTCGGAAGCGCGATAGCGATTGTGGGCGTCTCGCTGCTCCTGGTGCATGAATGGCGCGCGAACCCGGATGCGGGCGTGATTGGCGGCAATGTGACGCTCGGCATCGTACTCGCAATGCTCGGTATTCTTGCCGCATCGGTCGCCAACGTCATTCAGGCCAACCCGACCGGGCGCGGGGTGCCGATGGTGAGCCTGCTCGCATGGGCGATGCTCTATGGCACGGTGTTCGATCTCGGCTTTGCCGCGCTGACTGCTGGACCGCCGCCGCTTCCGACGAACGGCGAGTATTGGGGTGGGATCGTCTATCTCGCGCTTGTCGGATCGGTCATCACCTTCCCGCTGCACTACAATCTGGTGCGTGAAATCGGCGCGGGGCGCACTGCCTACAATTCGATCCTGACGATTTCGGTCGCGATGCTGATCTCGACTTTGTTCGAGGACTATCGCTGGACGTGGCTTACCGCTGGCGGGATGGTTCTGGCGGTCGTGGGGATGGTGCTCGCGCTGCGTTCAAAGCAGCGACGCTAG
- a CDS encoding low specificity L-threonine aldolase: protein MSKFLSDNAAPVHPKVWEAMRAADSADNPYDGDRLSAELDERFTDLFGRDCAVMWVATGTAANCLALASMCQPHGGVVCHQEAHIEVDEGGAPGFYLHGAKLMLCEGEGAKLTPEGIAALIDPIRDDVHQVQPHAIAITQASEYGRTYSPGELASLGDFARARGLGLHMDGARFANAAAFLGGDAGVAAGPVDSLAFGFIKNGGMSAEAVVLFDPAQADMVKYRRKRAGHLQCKGRYLAAQILAMLDGDLWLENARHANAAAQEVASGCGERLMHPVEANELFVLLTQTEREALRGQGFEFYDWGAEAARFVTAWNTPEDDAAALGKAIASL from the coding sequence ATGAGCAAGTTCCTTTCCGACAATGCCGCGCCAGTGCACCCGAAAGTATGGGAAGCCATGCGCGCTGCGGACAGCGCCGACAATCCGTATGACGGCGACAGGCTGTCGGCGGAACTGGACGAACGGTTCACCGACCTGTTCGGCCGCGATTGCGCCGTTATGTGGGTCGCGACAGGGACGGCCGCGAACTGCCTCGCGCTCGCCTCGATGTGCCAGCCGCATGGCGGGGTCGTGTGCCACCAGGAGGCGCATATCGAGGTCGACGAAGGCGGTGCACCGGGTTTCTACCTCCACGGCGCCAAGCTGATGCTGTGCGAGGGGGAAGGCGCGAAGCTGACGCCCGAGGGCATCGCCGCTCTGATCGACCCGATCCGTGACGATGTCCACCAGGTCCAGCCGCACGCTATCGCGATTACGCAGGCCAGCGAATATGGTCGCACCTATTCGCCTGGTGAACTTGCCTCGCTTGGCGATTTTGCCAGAGCGCGCGGTCTCGGCCTGCATATGGACGGCGCGCGCTTTGCCAATGCCGCTGCATTCCTGGGCGGAGATGCAGGTGTCGCGGCGGGTCCGGTGGACAGCCTCGCTTTCGGATTTATCAAGAATGGGGGGATGAGCGCCGAGGCGGTGGTGCTGTTTGATCCCGCGCAGGCCGACATGGTCAAATATCGCCGCAAGCGCGCCGGTCACCTGCAATGCAAGGGTCGGTATCTCGCAGCGCAAATCCTTGCGATGCTCGACGGCGATTTGTGGCTCGAGAATGCCCGCCACGCCAATGCGGCGGCACAAGAGGTCGCGAGCGGTTGCGGCGAACGCTTGATGCATCCAGTCGAGGCGAACGAGTTGTTCGTGCTGCTCACCCAAACTGAGCGCGAGGCGCTGCGCGGGCAAGGCTTCGAATTTTACGACTGGGGTGCCGAAGCCGCACGCTTCGTCACTGCTTGGAACACGCCGGAAGATGACGCAGCTGCACTCGGCAAGGCCATCGCTTCACTTTGA
- a CDS encoding GNAT family N-acetyltransferase: MSDDLDLTITHHVQGQGGIYTAELPGEDAKGTLEWEPREEGVRVATHTIVPPAIGGRGVAARLVDRLVADARRLGFKIMPQCSYVAAKFDENPDWADLRA; the protein is encoded by the coding sequence ATGTCGGACGATCTCGACCTTACGATCACCCATCATGTGCAGGGCCAGGGGGGCATCTATACTGCCGAGCTACCGGGTGAGGACGCCAAAGGCACGCTCGAATGGGAGCCGCGCGAGGAAGGTGTTCGCGTGGCGACGCACACGATCGTGCCGCCTGCCATCGGCGGCCGAGGCGTGGCGGCAAGGCTCGTCGACCGGCTTGTGGCGGATGCTCGGCGGCTCGGCTTCAAGATCATGCCGCAATGCTCTTATGTCGCTGCCAAGTTTGACGAAAACCCTGACTGGGCGGACTTGCGCGCCTGA